One window of the Rosa rugosa chromosome 3, drRosRugo1.1, whole genome shotgun sequence genome contains the following:
- the LOC133736150 gene encoding putative disease resistance protein RGA3, with protein MAEALIFVLLEQLASITRQQVQLQVKLVVDVKKEVENLRHNFRAIEAVLKDAEERQVKEASIKLWLDDLKDVSNEMEDVLDDWNTEILRLQIEKQEKEAGNALETTKKKVCLCIPTAFFCFGQVSRVIFRRDIAQKIKDLSERLATIANMRQNFNFQYTKSGTGHIERQKTTSFVDQTFGRVDEKKFLVGMLLSESNPEGQSPIVIPIVGMGGIGKTTLSQLAYNDEKVKANFTKRIWVCVSDPFDELNIAKAIIRALDGNVNCISNDLEAFFQCVHKSIEGKKFLLVLDDVWNQDYRKWENLKLPLHNGALGSKIIVTTRKEEVARMMGAPDNTINLKVLSEENCWSLFTRIAFTNRNQDECQILEPIGKEIVKKCKGLPLIAKTLGGLMRCKKTKKEWQDVLGSEIWELDIMEQQVFQPLLLSYYDLTSMIKRCLLYCVTFPKNHIIDKEVLIELWMSQGFLGSFANKEKTMINIGESYFDNLVMRSFFQNLKKDEFGDIEHCQMHDIVHDFLQYLTKNECLIVEKKGVEERIEFPADNKLRHLTIMFAPIGRFPLSFDHCQRLRTITTFNCKITSFTRELILQLKCVRTLNLSDNYIEEVPDEVGGLVHLRYLDLSRNRRLKKLPDSLCNLVNLQTLRVDWCISLEKFPEAMGKLTSLQHLHANLGFCDIDKLLKLPKSIAMLKSLRTLDVEPVLLIEGEGEDGDEEGLRSCDLRDMDELQGKLWIVLKGKLKDSAACDVEKAKLVNKKHLLHLKLGFACESEGNQSTIEEAVLNVLQPNSNLESLWIRGYDGSTLYPNWTSSLINLKSLTFSWCLVCNYVPLSVLGNLGSLERLRFDDMPQVKKVGFEYSLDHQVILFPNLKQLEFAEMPEWEEWDYHENDATSSSPTFFMPRLSTLSIEWCYKLKTLPDFLPRKTPLLQKLIINDCPIVSKSCKDMQGPECSKISHIPNIHIEWKTIQKDGVWIKQ; from the coding sequence ATGGCTGAAGCACTCATTTTCGTTCTCCTAGAACAATTGGCTTCAATCACCCGTCAACAGGTACAACTACAAGTGAAATTGGTAGTTGATGTTAAGAAAGAAGTTGAAAATCTCCGCCACAATTTCCGAGCTATAGAAGCCGTGCTCAAAGATGCAGAGGAGAGGCAAGTGAAGGAGGCTTCCATTAAATTATGGCTGGATGATTTAAAGGATGTGTCCAACGAGATGGAGGACGTGTTGGATGATTGGAACACTGAAATTCTGAGGCTACAAATTGAGAAACAAGAGAAAGAAGCGGGAAATGCTCTTGAAACGACTAAGAAGAAGGTATGTCTATGCATTCCTActgctttcttttgttttggccAAGTTAGTAGAGTTATTTTTCGTCGAGACATTGCTCAAAAGATTAAAGATCTCAGTGAAAGGTTAGCAACAATTGCTAATATGAGGCAAAATTTTAACTTTCAGTACACAAAAAGTGGTACTGGACATATTGAGCGACAAAAGACCACTTCTTTTGTCGATCAAACATTTGGTCGGGTAgatgaaaaaaaattcttgGTGGGCATGTTGTTGAGTGAGAGTAATCCTGAAGGGCAAAGCCCCATTGTCATCCCGATTGTAGGGATGGGTGGAATCGGTAAAACAACTCTTTCGCAACTAGCATATAATGACGAAAAAGTGAAGGCTAATTTCACAAAAAGAATATGGGTTTGTGTCTCAGATCCATTTGATGAGCTCAACATAGCCAAAGCCATCATTAGAGCCCTTGATGGAAATGTCAATTGCATTTCAAATGACCTAGAAGCTTTCTTCCAATGTGTGCACAAGTCTATCGAGGGGAAAAAGTTTCTCCTTGTCTTAGATGATGTGTGGAACCAAGACTATAGGAAGTGGGAAAATTTGAAGCTACCTTTACATAATGGTGCTCTAGGTAGTAAAATAATAGTCACTACACGAAAAGAAGAAGTAGCTAGGATGATGGGAGCACCCGATAACACAATCAATTTGAAGGTGTTGAGTGAAGAAAATTGTTGGTCACTGTTCACTAGAATTGCCTTTACCAATAGAAACCAAGATGAGTGTCAAATTTTGGAACCTATTGGTAAGGAAATTGTAAAGAAGTGCAAAGGGTTGCCACTTATTGCCAAGACTTTAGGTGGTCTCATGCGTtgtaagaaaacaaagaaagaatggCAAGATGTTTTGGGTAGTGAGATATGGGAGTTAGACATAATGGAGCAACAAGTTTTCCAACCGTTGTTACTAAGTTATTATGATTTAACTTCAATGATCAAGCGTTGTCTCTTATATTGTGTTACCTTCCCAAAAAATCATATAATTGACAAAGAAGTTTTGATTGAGTTGTGGATGTCGCAAGGTTTTCTTGGTTCATttgcaaacaaagaaaagacaaTGATAAACATTGGAGAATCATATTTCGATAACTTGGTAATGCGATCTTTCTTCCAGAATTTGAAgaaagatgaatttggagataTTGAACATTGCCAAATGCATGATATTGTGCACGACTTTCTCCAATATTTAACCAAGAATGAATGTTTAATCGTTGAGAAAAAAGGTGTTGAGGAGAGAATAGAATTTCCAGCAGACAATAAGCTCCGTCATTTAACCATAATGTTTGCACCGATAGGACGTTTTCCCCTTTCTTTTGACCATTGCCAACGTCTACGGACCATTACAACATTTAATTGTAAAATTACAAGTTTTACGCGAGAGTTGATTTTACAATTAAAATGCGTGAGGACGTTGAATTTGAGTGACAACTATATCGAAGAAGTTCCGGACGAGGTTGGCGGGTTGGTGCACTTGAGGTATTTGGATTTATCTCGTAATCGGAGGCTGAAGAAATTACCTGATAGTCTGTGTAATTTAGTCAATTTGCAAACCTTGCGAGTTGATTGGTGCATTAGCCTTGAAAAGTTCCCCGAGGCCATGGGAAAGTTGACCAGCTTGCAGCATCTTCATGCTAATCTTGGTTTTTGCGACATTGATAAACTGCTGAAGCTGCCCAAATCAATTGCGATGTTGAAAAGTCTACGGACGCTAGATGTTGAACCTGTGTTATTAATTGAAGGTGAAGGTGAAGATGGAGATGAAGAAGGATTGAGGTCATGTGATTTGAGAGACATGGACGAGCTTCAGGGGAAACTTTGGATCGTATTAAAGGGCAAATTGAAAGATAGTGCTGCGTGTGATGTGGAGAAGGCCAAATTGGTGAATAAGAAACACCTTCTTCATTTGAAACTAGGGTTCGCCTGTGAAAGCGAGGGCAACCAGAGTACCATCGAGGAAGCAGTATTGAATGTCTTACAACCAAATTCAAATCTTGAATCCTTATGGATCAGAGGTTACGATGGCAGCACCCTGTACCCCAATTGGACCTCCTCTTTAATTAACTTGAAAAGCCTAACCTTCTCTTGGTGCTTGGTTTGTAACTATGTGCCTCTTTCGGTTTTGGGCAACTTGGGGTCCCTTGAGAGACTCAGATTTGATGACATGCCACAAGTGAAAAAGGTTGGATTTGAGTACTCACTTGATCATCAAGTTATATTGTTCCCCAATCTGAAACAACTCGAGTTCGCTGAAATGCCGGAGTGGGAAGAATGGGATTATCATGAGAATGATGCTACTTCATCGTCACCAACTTTTTTCATGCCACGCCTTTCTACTTTATCCATTGAATGGTGCTATAAGCTGAAGACATTGCCAGACTTCCTTCCAAGGAAGACGCCGCTGCTTCAGAAGTTGATCATCAACGATTGTCCCATTGTCTCCAAAAGTTGCAAAGACATGCAAGGCCCGGAGTGTTCCAAGATTTCTCACATCCCAAACATCCATATTGAATGGAAAACTATACAAAAAGATGGAGTTTGGATCAAACAGTAG